From a single Candidatus Defluviilinea gracilis genomic region:
- a CDS encoding NADH-quinone oxidoreductase subunit A yields the protein MLEYVAIALMIVLATLVALIAIGLGNLFGPKKPSASKSMPYESGMTPYGEGTRRMPVRFYLIAVLFILFDIEVVFFLPWAIVFRQLGLFGLIEMIIFIVILLVGFVYAWKKGALEWE from the coding sequence GGCGACTCTCGTCGCCTTGATCGCTATTGGCTTGGGGAATTTATTCGGACCGAAGAAACCGTCTGCGTCTAAATCCATGCCGTATGAATCGGGCATGACTCCCTACGGTGAAGGGACGCGCCGCATGCCCGTCCGTTTTTATTTGATCGCGGTCTTGTTCATCCTGTTCGATATCGAAGTCGTTTTCTTTTTGCCGTGGGCGATCGTGTTCCGTCAGTTGGGGCTATTCGGTTTGATCGAAATGATCATTTTTATCGTAATCTTGTTGGTGGGGTTTGTGTACGCGTGGAAGAAAGGAGCCCTTGAATGGGAGTAG